One Caldisericaceae bacterium genomic region harbors:
- a CDS encoding valine--tRNA ligase, producing MELSKEYTPSLVEEKIYKTWEENGYFDSEINPNKDKFVIVMPPPNVTGRLHIGHALNFTLQDIFVRFNRMFGLETLFLPGIDHAGIATQSVVEKELLSRGIKKDELGREKFLEEVWSWKEKYGNIIIEQSKKLGVSADWRRLRFTLDDKYADAVLEAFVKYYEEGLLYRSERIINWCPHCHTALSDIEVEYYEEQSKLYYLKYPFEDGGGYIIVATTRPETMLGDTAVAVNPDDERYKKYVGKFVILPLVNRRIPIIADASCDPNFGTGAVKVTPAHSVEDFEIGKRHNLEIITVINDVARMVNVPERYLGLTTLEAREKIIEDLSKDALVERIEDYTHSVGHCQRCGTVIEPLVSKQWFLSMETLAKEAKEAVESGKVKIIPDKWVKVYFNWLDNIRDWCVSRQLWWGHRIPAYYCDDCGEVVVSKTKPEQCPKCGSKNIHQDEDVLDTWFSSALWPFATLGWPKKTPELNYYYPTSLLITGYDILFFWVARMIWSGMHFMKEEPFKVVMLHGLVRDEKGRKMSKSLKNIVDPLNLIEEYGADALRFTLASLSTLGGQDINLSNERLKASRNFINKIWNASRFVLMNLEDFNPNEIREEDLELEIEDRWFLSRLNKHIKMEVEYFKDYDVGEAARKLYEFVWGEFCDWYIELSKLRLYSNDARKKKTAQFLLWKSLVSILKMLHPYIPFVTEEIYSYIPNVDKPLIKAPFSQVEDSYINDEIERKADFIFQVIKGIRSIKAELGLPLVTELNVSYSSLSEDEKTLIEQEKDKIMKIAKVKNMTFVEEKPERALRSVILGTTIFVELPFEFDLEKEKEKFIKKLEGVDKELKAINSRLLNPSYLEKASKDVIEKDKRLALELEKTKLVLLNHIEDLGGK from the coding sequence ATGGAATTGTCAAAAGAATACACACCGTCATTAGTTGAAGAAAAAATATATAAAACATGGGAAGAAAATGGTTATTTTGATTCAGAGATTAATCCCAATAAAGATAAGTTTGTAATAGTAATGCCACCTCCAAATGTTACAGGAAGATTACACATAGGACATGCACTAAATTTTACCTTGCAAGATATCTTTGTAAGGTTTAACAGGATGTTTGGTTTAGAAACTCTATTTTTACCAGGTATCGACCATGCAGGTATAGCAACGCAGTCTGTTGTTGAAAAAGAACTTCTTTCAAGGGGCATAAAAAAGGATGAATTAGGAAGAGAGAAATTCTTAGAAGAGGTATGGAGTTGGAAAGAAAAATATGGCAATATAATTATTGAGCAATCAAAAAAGCTTGGTGTCTCTGCCGATTGGAGACGTCTGCGTTTTACTCTTGACGACAAATACGCAGATGCTGTTCTTGAAGCGTTTGTTAAATATTACGAAGAAGGGTTACTCTACCGAAGTGAACGAATTATCAATTGGTGTCCTCATTGTCATACTGCACTTTCAGATATTGAAGTTGAATACTATGAAGAACAGTCAAAGCTCTACTATTTAAAGTATCCCTTTGAAGACGGAGGAGGTTACATCATTGTTGCAACTACAAGACCAGAGACGATGCTTGGGGACACAGCAGTTGCAGTAAACCCAGATGATGAGAGGTATAAAAAATATGTAGGTAAGTTTGTTATTCTTCCTCTTGTCAATAGAAGAATACCAATTATAGCTGATGCCTCCTGTGATCCAAATTTTGGAACAGGAGCAGTAAAAGTTACTCCTGCACATTCAGTAGAGGATTTTGAAATCGGAAAAAGACACAACCTTGAGATTATAACTGTAATAAACGATGTTGCAAGGATGGTTAATGTTCCTGAGCGTTATCTTGGTTTAACAACATTAGAAGCAAGAGAAAAGATCATAGAAGATTTAAGTAAAGATGCTTTAGTTGAGCGCATTGAGGATTATACTCACTCTGTAGGCCATTGTCAACGCTGTGGCACAGTTATTGAACCTTTAGTCTCAAAACAGTGGTTTTTATCCATGGAAACCCTTGCTAAAGAAGCTAAAGAGGCTGTAGAGAGCGGAAAAGTTAAAATTATCCCTGATAAATGGGTTAAAGTATATTTTAACTGGTTGGATAATATAAGAGATTGGTGTGTTTCAAGGCAACTTTGGTGGGGACATAGAATCCCTGCATATTACTGTGATGATTGCGGAGAGGTTGTTGTTTCAAAAACGAAGCCTGAGCAGTGTCCAAAATGTGGAAGTAAAAATATACACCAAGATGAAGATGTTCTTGACACTTGGTTTTCTTCGGCGCTATGGCCTTTTGCTACATTGGGTTGGCCTAAGAAAACACCTGAGTTGAATTACTATTATCCTACTTCTCTTCTTATTACTGGCTACGATATACTTTTCTTCTGGGTTGCAAGAATGATATGGAGTGGAATGCACTTTATGAAAGAAGAACCATTTAAAGTAGTTATGCTCCACGGCCTTGTAAGAGATGAAAAAGGTAGAAAGATGAGTAAATCTCTTAAAAATATCGTTGATCCACTTAACCTTATAGAAGAATACGGTGCCGATGCTCTAAGATTTACTCTTGCCTCTCTTAGCACATTAGGTGGTCAGGATATTAACCTTTCTAATGAGAGACTAAAAGCATCAAGAAACTTTATTAACAAGATATGGAATGCTTCGAGATTTGTTCTTATGAATCTTGAAGATTTTAACCCAAACGAAATAAGAGAAGAAGATTTAGAACTTGAAATTGAAGACAGATGGTTTTTAAGTAGGCTTAATAAACATATAAAAATGGAAGTTGAGTATTTTAAAGATTACGATGTAGGTGAAGCAGCAAGAAAATTGTATGAGTTTGTTTGGGGTGAGTTTTGTGATTGGTATATTGAACTCTCAAAATTGAGGCTATATAGTAATGATGCTAGGAAGAAGAAAACTGCACAGTTTTTACTTTGGAAGTCGCTTGTAAGTATATTAAAGATGTTGCACCCATACATACCCTTTGTAACAGAAGAAATTTATTCTTATATTCCAAATGTTGATAAGCCACTTATAAAAGCTCCGTTTTCACAAGTTGAAGATTCTTACATTAACGATGAAATTGAGCGAAAGGCTGATTTTATTTTCCAAGTTATAAAGGGTATTAGAAGTATAAAAGCAGAGCTTGGCTTACCACTTGTAACTGAACTTAATGTAAGCTACTCCTCACTTTCGGAGGATGAGAAAACTCTTATTGAACAAGAAAAAGATAAAATTATGAAAATTGCAAAAGTTAAAAATATGACTTTTGTGGAAGAGAAACCAGAAAGAGCATTAAGAAGCGTTATCTTAGGAACAACAATATTCGTTGAACTACCGTTTGAATTTGATTTAGAAAAGGAAAAAGAGAAGTTTATTAAAAAGCTTGAAGGTGTAGATAAGGAGCTAAAGGCTATAAATTCACGATTACTTAATCCTAGCTATCTTGAAAAAGCATCAAAAGATGTTATAGAAAAAGATAAAAGACTTGCCTTGGAACTTGAAAAGACTAAATTGGTTTTACTAAACCATATAGAAGACTTAGGGGGCAAGTGA
- a CDS encoding DUF296 domain-containing protein: MIIKEGNSTIAIRMFDGEDFIESIKIVCKNYKIDSATISGIGMFRNVELGYFNGKEYVKKTFEGLSEIISLQGSISVTDSVGDIVIHVHTAIGLHDYTVVGGHLINGTLFNGEIFIERLHNITLLRKDEKTGLKGLYPA; the protein is encoded by the coding sequence ATGATTATTAAAGAAGGTAATAGCACTATAGCAATTCGTATGTTTGATGGTGAAGACTTTATAGAATCAATCAAAATTGTATGCAAAAATTACAAAATTGACAGCGCCACCATTTCGGGCATTGGAATGTTTAGAAACGTAGAACTTGGATACTTTAATGGAAAAGAATACGTAAAGAAAACCTTTGAAGGCCTTAGTGAGATTATTTCTCTTCAAGGGAGTATTAGTGTTACAGATTCTGTTGGAGATATTGTTATCCATGTGCATACTGCAATTGGCCTTCACGATTACACAGTGGTAGGTGGTCATCTTATAAATGGCACACTCTTCAATGGAGAAATTTTCATAGAGAGATTACATAACATAACCCTATTGAGGAAGGATGAGAAAACTGGTCTAAAGGGATTATACCCTGCTTAA
- the lspA gene encoding signal peptidase II: protein MNKKDLYFFGIAFFVMAVDQLTKFVVRKFILIGEEITLIPHVFSITYVKNTGALFGLFKDSTTTIAMISVIVMGGIIILEKSINLPLKEIYLGLILGGIGGNFIDRVFLKYVTDFLYLHHWPVFNIADASIDIGLALFIFTYLKYGE from the coding sequence ATGAATAAAAAAGATTTGTATTTTTTTGGAATTGCATTCTTTGTAATGGCAGTAGACCAATTAACAAAATTCGTTGTAAGAAAGTTCATACTGATCGGAGAGGAAATTACTTTAATTCCACATGTATTTTCTATTACCTATGTTAAAAATACAGGTGCTCTTTTTGGCTTATTCAAAGATTCAACAACCACAATTGCCATGATAAGCGTAATTGTAATGGGCGGTATTATCATCTTGGAAAAAAGCATCAATTTACCTTTAAAAGAAATTTACCTTGGGCTCATTTTAGGGGGTATTGGAGGTAATTTCATAGATAGAGTGTTTCTAAAATATGTTACTGATTTTCTCTATCTCCACCATTGGCCTGTTTTTAATATCGCCGATGCCTCAATTGATATTGGATTAGCACTATTCATATTCACTTATCTTAAGTATGGAGAATAG
- a CDS encoding RluA family pseudouridine synthase produces MENRFKVEEAGRLDKVVESKLEYSRNYLQTLIKEGFVFVNGKQVLKPSFKVKPRDEIIIKEKEKESPEITYENKDLKIVYEDQYLVIIDKEAHLTVHPVGSKTKDTLVNRLLYHVKDLSTIGGTSRPGIVHRLDKDTSGLMIVAKDNTTHKLLSDMLKNHEIEKKYICLVKGNLKEKCGTINLPIKRIPGTTKMKISIYGRSAITHYKLIETIGPYSLLSVKIETGRTHQIRVHMAHIGHPIVGDTLYGKADKNIKIDRQFLHSYEISFKHPIINKNMRFCSALSGELKVVLDDLRMKWKKK; encoded by the coding sequence ATGGAGAATAGATTCAAAGTTGAGGAAGCAGGAAGACTCGACAAGGTTGTTGAGTCAAAATTAGAATACAGCAGAAACTATTTACAAACACTTATTAAAGAAGGTTTTGTTTTTGTAAATGGTAAACAAGTCCTAAAACCGTCTTTTAAAGTTAAACCAAGAGATGAAATCATAATAAAAGAGAAAGAAAAAGAATCTCCTGAAATTACCTACGAGAACAAAGATTTAAAAATAGTTTATGAGGACCAATACCTTGTTATCATTGACAAAGAAGCACACCTTACAGTACATCCCGTCGGAAGTAAAACAAAAGATACACTTGTTAATAGACTTCTATACCATGTTAAAGATTTATCAACAATAGGTGGGACTTCAAGACCTGGGATTGTGCATAGACTCGATAAAGATACCTCTGGACTTATGATTGTCGCAAAGGACAATACAACCCATAAACTTTTAAGTGATATGCTCAAAAATCACGAAATTGAGAAAAAATACATATGTTTAGTAAAAGGTAATTTAAAAGAAAAATGTGGGACGATAAACCTTCCAATTAAAAGAATACCAGGAACAACAAAAATGAAAATTTCTATTTACGGAAGATCTGCAATAACTCATTATAAGTTAATTGAAACCATAGGACCGTATAGTTTACTCTCTGTAAAAATTGAAACAGGAAGAACACATCAAATAAGAGTCCATATGGCGCACATAGGACATCCAATAGTAGGAGATACGTTATACGGTAAAGCCGATAAGAATATAAAAATAGACAGGCAATTTCTCCACTCTTATGAAATTTCATTTAAACATCCTATAATAAATAAAAATATGCGATTTTGTTCGGCGTTGTCAGGAGAACTAAAAGTTGTTTTAGACGATTTGAGGATGAAATGGAAGAAAAAGTAA
- the smpB gene encoding SsrA-binding protein, whose product MEEKVIATNKKILRDFEIIDKLEVGIELKGFEVKSIRDGKVSLDGAYIKETNNEFFIYKMFIQMPPSLHASTSEKRRRKLLLHKNEIIRWSTKVKEKGLAILPLDVHTNNNRLKLTIALVRKKKLYGNKKKIEEKIAKREMRNI is encoded by the coding sequence ATGGAAGAAAAAGTAATTGCAACAAACAAAAAGATTTTAAGGGATTTTGAAATCATCGATAAATTAGAAGTAGGTATAGAATTAAAGGGTTTTGAGGTAAAATCTATAAGAGATGGTAAAGTAAGTTTAGATGGTGCATACATCAAGGAAACGAATAATGAGTTCTTTATTTATAAAATGTTCATCCAAATGCCCCCATCTCTTCACGCCAGTACAAGTGAAAAAAGAAGAAGAAAACTACTACTGCACAAAAATGAGATCATACGTTGGAGCACGAAAGTAAAAGAAAAAGGACTTGCAATACTTCCTTTAGATGTTCATACGAATAATAACAGACTTAAACTTACAATTGCGCTTGTTAGAAAGAAGAAACTCTACGGAAATAAGAAAAAAATCGAAGAGAAAATTGCAAAAAGAGAAATGAGGAATATATGA
- a CDS encoding N-acetylmuramoyl-L-alanine amidase translates to MIKKYFIILSIIVMLFEFIMIDSSFGLPSYELLKTNTYDVNFRSGPSTSYSIISTLPKDTYLLKLSSTKDQNGTRWIKVYDFNRNKTGYIASYLLSNSGITFTSEDANFTVLVSVDYLNVRSGPGTVFNLVKRIQKDTKLNVIKIIKRNDGEVWYKYEENGSYLFVASWYTKKVEETTKTPDNSQTDTNETSNTTNETSNTTNPTKIKATATDFINLRRGPSTDYEKLDLINRGDQVEIRGFAKNHLGELWPEVVYKGKTGYAISDYFTFDKDKVNLDITLIGNHCKTLYSTNLREGPSTQYKVGYVVPKDTVLSIVGVATNKEKWFEVKYNSKFYWLREDTITIAKEEKSTISSVTWRISEVGIDIKIEGNALKEPTFTLSEDPIRLVLTYKNTNLLTSSMQSEVPIFPLTRYAIASSNGSTILTLYLLTKTPYELEKGQTNQILHLKLPKVNEEILEISGRIVFTRVNAVDNELYINLEDLLNGFNLKMTGSSINFYGKTINFNDSVLKAIDNENYIALSKISDVLPVSVTKIQNKIFIDPNLESIEKKDKSIILTFSFPTNITKTEINGKEFYIFNAETIDKIEYSHSHRSSSTPPKIFVQADNYSIEVKDNIVKLSVAYNTNLSLSNKIIVIDPGHGSYSGQYLDVGAIGYSGSKEAYIVLDVALKLKELLEKHGAKVILTHTTVDDLNNPNLQGRVAIANTSSGDLFISIHLNSSTNKDAKGTETYYWYETSKAFAQVIQNALVSKLNTIDRGIKKSPLYVVKNVTTMPAILTEIGFISNPQEESLLKDPTFQNKVAEALLEGIERFFNVQP, encoded by the coding sequence ATGATAAAAAAATATTTTATAATTTTATCTATTATAGTGATGCTATTCGAATTTATCATGATAGATTCCTCCTTTGGTTTGCCTTCATACGAACTACTAAAAACAAATACATACGATGTAAACTTTCGAAGTGGACCTTCTACTTCATACTCAATTATTTCAACACTCCCAAAGGATACGTATCTTTTAAAATTAAGTTCAACAAAAGACCAAAATGGCACTCGATGGATTAAGGTTTACGATTTTAACAGGAATAAAACTGGCTATATAGCTTCATATTTATTATCTAACAGTGGCATTACTTTTACTTCAGAAGATGCAAATTTTACTGTTTTAGTGAGTGTAGACTATTTAAATGTAAGAAGTGGTCCAGGAACAGTATTTAACCTTGTTAAAAGAATCCAAAAAGACACAAAATTAAATGTAATTAAAATCATAAAAAGAAACGATGGAGAAGTTTGGTATAAATACGAAGAAAATGGCAGTTATCTTTTTGTTGCATCTTGGTATACAAAAAAGGTGGAAGAGACTACAAAAACACCAGATAACTCACAAACCGATACAAACGAAACTTCTAATACAACAAATGAAACATCCAATACAACAAATCCTACAAAAATCAAAGCAACTGCAACCGATTTTATCAATTTAAGAAGGGGACCTTCAACTGATTATGAGAAATTGGACTTAATAAATAGAGGCGATCAGGTTGAAATTAGAGGATTTGCAAAAAACCACTTAGGAGAACTATGGCCTGAGGTAGTATACAAGGGAAAAACAGGGTATGCAATAAGTGATTATTTTACCTTTGATAAAGACAAAGTTAATCTCGATATTACCCTCATTGGAAATCATTGTAAAACTCTATACTCTACTAATTTAAGAGAAGGCCCAAGCACACAGTACAAAGTTGGATACGTTGTTCCAAAAGATACCGTCCTTTCAATAGTTGGGGTAGCAACTAATAAAGAAAAATGGTTCGAAGTAAAATACAATAGCAAATTCTATTGGCTAAGAGAAGATACAATTACAATTGCAAAAGAAGAGAAGTCTACAATAAGTAGCGTTACATGGCGCATCTCCGAAGTAGGAATTGACATCAAAATAGAAGGAAATGCCCTTAAAGAGCCAACATTTACTCTATCAGAAGACCCAATAAGACTTGTTTTAACCTACAAAAATACAAACCTTCTTACTTCTTCAATGCAAAGCGAAGTGCCAATATTTCCGCTCACAAGATACGCTATAGCTTCTTCAAATGGTTCAACAATCTTAACCTTATACCTTTTAACAAAGACTCCTTACGAATTAGAAAAAGGTCAAACTAACCAAATTTTACATCTTAAATTACCAAAAGTTAACGAAGAAATCCTTGAAATTAGTGGAAGGATTGTATTTACAAGGGTAAATGCAGTAGATAATGAACTCTACATTAACTTAGAAGATCTTTTAAACGGCTTTAATTTGAAAATGACTGGCTCTTCTATAAACTTCTATGGAAAGACAATTAATTTTAATGACTCAGTTTTAAAAGCAATCGATAACGAAAACTATATCGCTTTATCAAAAATAAGTGATGTATTACCTGTCTCTGTAACAAAAATACAAAACAAAATATTCATAGATCCAAATCTTGAATCCATTGAGAAAAAGGACAAATCAATTATCCTTACATTCTCTTTCCCAACCAATATAACAAAAACAGAAATAAACGGTAAAGAATTTTACATTTTTAATGCAGAAACAATTGATAAAATCGAGTATAGTCATTCCCATAGATCCTCTTCTACACCACCTAAAATCTTTGTGCAAGCCGATAACTATTCAATTGAAGTAAAAGATAATATTGTTAAACTTTCAGTAGCTTATAACACTAATCTTTCACTTTCAAATAAAATTATCGTGATTGATCCGGGACACGGCAGTTATTCAGGTCAATACCTCGATGTAGGTGCAATAGGTTACTCTGGTTCAAAAGAAGCCTACATTGTCCTTGATGTTGCTTTAAAATTAAAAGAACTCCTTGAAAAACATGGAGCAAAGGTAATTTTAACACATACCACAGTAGATGATCTGAACAACCCAAATTTACAGGGTAGAGTTGCAATTGCAAATACATCTTCAGGAGATTTATTCATCTCAATTCATCTTAATTCTTCAACAAATAAAGATGCAAAAGGGACAGAAACTTACTATTGGTATGAAACATCAAAAGCCTTTGCTCAAGTAATACAAAATGCTCTTGTAAGTAAATTAAACACAATAGATAGAGGTATTAAAAAGAGTCCCCTCTATGTAGTGAAAAACGTTACCACAATGCCTGCAATATTAACTGAGATTGGTTTTATTTCAAATCCGCAGGAAGAAAGCCTTTTAAAAGACCCTACTTTCCAAAACAAGGTAGCGGAAGCACTTCTTGAAGGAATAGAAAGGTTTTTCAATGTTCAACCATAG
- the murI gene encoding glutamate racemase — protein sequence MFNHRPIGIFDSGVGGLSVVRVLKKYFKEEDIIYVGDLKHFPYGTKTEEEVKERAKAITKFLLNKEVKLIIVACNTVSSIAIDDLTELAKPIKVIGMIQAGARYAVNTTKNKKVGVISTPLTAKKHAYKKEIERIDKSIEVFEVGSQELVNLVEDGISYNDYACTLAKEKLEPILRTSVDTLVLGCTHFPFLYKVVKNVVGDGIEVIDPADYVIYETQKYLEEVGKNNKIGEITYYTTFDKTSFEKKISIFLEESIASVFEVDI from the coding sequence ATGTTCAACCATAGACCTATTGGCATTTTTGATTCTGGTGTAGGTGGATTGAGTGTTGTAAGGGTGCTTAAAAAATACTTTAAAGAAGAAGATATAATTTATGTGGGGGATTTAAAACACTTTCCTTATGGCACAAAAACTGAAGAAGAAGTAAAAGAGCGCGCAAAAGCCATCACCAAATTTTTACTAAATAAGGAAGTTAAACTTATTATTGTTGCTTGCAATACTGTCTCATCAATTGCAATAGACGACCTTACAGAGTTAGCAAAACCGATAAAAGTTATTGGAATGATACAGGCTGGAGCAAGATATGCAGTAAATACTACCAAAAACAAAAAAGTAGGTGTAATTTCAACACCATTAACAGCAAAAAAACATGCATATAAAAAAGAAATTGAAAGGATTGATAAAAGTATCGAAGTTTTTGAAGTTGGATCTCAAGAACTTGTAAACTTAGTTGAAGACGGCATAAGTTATAATGATTATGCCTGCACCCTTGCAAAAGAAAAATTAGAGCCTATACTTAGAACCTCAGTTGATACACTTGTCCTTGGATGCACACATTTTCCTTTCCTTTACAAAGTAGTAAAAAACGTTGTAGGAGATGGCATTGAAGTTATTGACCCCGCAGACTATGTAATATACGAAACTCAAAAATACTTAGAAGAAGTAGGAAAAAATAACAAAATAGGAGAAATAACCTACTACACAACATTTGACAAAACTTCATTTGAGAAAAAAATTTCAATTTTCCTAGAAGAAAGTATTGCCTCTGTTTTTGAAGTTGACATCTAA